From the Anaerolineales bacterium genome, one window contains:
- the ftcD gene encoding glutamate formimidoyltransferase — MTVPIIECIPNFSEGRRPEVVDAIAEAIASVNGVTLLDRSSDADHNRSVLTFVGPPAAVEEAALRSIAKAAELIDMETHTGEHPRMGAADVVPFVPIAGVSMDECVQLAQRVGQRVGDELGIPVYLYEEAASKASRRNLENVRRGEYEGIRAEIGRKASRKPDYGPNALGKAGAVAIGARQPLIAYNVYLNTGDVEVAKAIGKAVRHSSGGFRFVKGAGFLVDGLAQVSMNLTNYKKTPLARVVEAIRREAARYGASIVKTELVGLIPQQAMEDAAAWYLQLDGFDPQQVLERRMQSAAAPAAEDFVEALASAAPAPGGGSAAAHSGALAAALVAMVARLTIGKKKYAAVEAQMNEVLAQAEGLRAAFTRAISEDAAAFDAVMAAFKLAKDAPGREAAIEAATLEAARQPLAVARMAHDCLRLAQQSAALGNTNTLSDAGTAGALAAASLQGAGLNVRINLNSVKKSKETRAMLAELQELQAQAVTLNAEIRTSIEERGGF, encoded by the coding sequence GTGAACGGCGTAACCCTGCTGGACCGCAGCTCCGATGCGGACCACAACCGCAGCGTGCTGACCTTCGTCGGCCCGCCGGCGGCGGTGGAAGAAGCGGCCTTGCGCAGCATCGCCAAGGCCGCCGAGCTGATCGATATGGAAACGCACACGGGCGAGCACCCGCGCATGGGTGCTGCCGATGTGGTGCCTTTTGTGCCCATCGCCGGGGTCAGCATGGATGAGTGCGTGCAGCTGGCCCAGCGCGTGGGCCAGCGTGTGGGCGACGAACTGGGTATTCCGGTGTATTTATATGAAGAAGCCGCCAGCAAAGCCAGTCGCCGCAACCTGGAGAACGTGCGGCGCGGCGAGTACGAAGGCATCCGCGCCGAGATCGGCCGCAAGGCCAGCCGCAAGCCGGACTATGGGCCCAATGCACTGGGCAAGGCCGGCGCAGTGGCGATTGGGGCGCGCCAGCCGCTGATCGCCTACAACGTGTATTTGAACACCGGCGATGTGGAAGTGGCCAAGGCGATCGGCAAGGCCGTGCGCCATTCCTCCGGCGGCTTTCGCTTCGTCAAAGGCGCCGGCTTCCTGGTGGATGGGCTGGCGCAGGTCTCGATGAACCTGACCAATTACAAAAAGACGCCGCTGGCGCGGGTGGTGGAAGCCATCCGCCGCGAGGCGGCCCGCTACGGAGCCAGCATCGTCAAGACCGAACTGGTCGGCCTGATCCCGCAGCAAGCTATGGAAGACGCGGCCGCCTGGTACCTGCAGCTGGACGGCTTTGACCCGCAGCAGGTGCTGGAACGGCGCATGCAGTCGGCCGCCGCCCCGGCGGCCGAAGACTTCGTCGAGGCGCTGGCCAGCGCGGCGCCGGCGCCCGGCGGCGGGTCCGCCGCGGCGCATTCCGGCGCGCTGGCCGCGGCCTTGGTGGCGATGGTGGCGCGGCTGACAATCGGCAAGAAGAAATATGCCGCGGTGGAAGCCCAAATGAACGAAGTGCTGGCGCAAGCTGAAGGCTTGCGGGCTGCCTTTACCCGGGCGATCAGCGAAGATGCGGCCGCCTTTGACGCAGTGATGGCGGCCTTCAAGCTGGCCAAGGACGCCCCCGGCCGTGAAGCGGCGATCGAGGCGGCCACACTGGAAGCGGCCCGCCAGCCGCTGGCGGTGGCGCGCATGGCGCACGACTGCCTGCGCCTGGCGCAGCAGTCCGCCGCCCTGGGCAACACCAACACGCTCAGCGATGCCGGCACAGCCGGCGCACTGGCGGCCGCCAGCCTGCAGGGCGCCGGACTAAACGTGCGCATCAACCTGAATTCAGTCAAGAAATCGAAGGAAACCCGGGCGATGCTGGCTGAACTGCAGGAGCTGCAGGCCCAAGCCGTGACACTGAACGCAGAGATTCGTACTTCTATTGAGGAGCGCGGCGGTTTTTAG
- a CDS encoding CapA family protein — MTILVLLAGLLLAACNLPSSPAPAPNPDAAAITLTPFHPDLSAEEAAPSQPAWWLDPALPASFAEQVSLPEGAAWAEDAAEADVLVGVNLGEPLSQWIYALAAPFPTLTDAVSLAELQAAWGGRAGEPFAGVPLLLSEETLAVLSALWGQPAAGATEVHPADELLEAAWARQPAWALIPFEEIAPRWKVLAVDGQSPIWKDFDPAAYPLTVPIGIQGEAALLAGAQAPASNREADKLTTVIITGVTALVRATAYTMDRNGVTYPGEDVGPLLREADITHISNEVPFAADCPLPDPVQRGLVFCSNPAYMELLTDIGTDVIELTGDHFNDWGAEAMLYTLDMYREIGLPYYGGGVNSAEARQALTLEHNGNHIAFIGCNGKGGGYATAREDHPGTVECDYALMEQQVQELVQAGYVVIATFQHNENYVFRPPETLVRDFTRISAAGAHIISGSQAHQAHGMEFTGDGAIIAYGLGNMFFDQRGVVEYGDQALITRNIVYDNRYINTEVFTIQFVDFAKPRLMTPEERAVFLDIIFNASRWNYPSR; from the coding sequence TTGACCATTCTTGTATTGCTGGCGGGCCTGCTGCTGGCGGCCTGCAACCTGCCCAGCAGCCCTGCGCCGGCGCCAAACCCCGACGCGGCAGCGATCACGCTGACGCCGTTCCACCCTGACCTGTCCGCCGAAGAAGCCGCGCCGAGCCAGCCCGCCTGGTGGCTGGACCCCGCGCTGCCCGCCAGTTTTGCGGAGCAGGTCAGCCTGCCCGAAGGCGCGGCCTGGGCCGAGGATGCCGCCGAAGCAGATGTGCTGGTGGGCGTGAACCTGGGTGAACCACTCAGCCAGTGGATCTACGCTTTGGCGGCGCCCTTCCCCACCCTGACTGACGCGGTCAGCCTGGCGGAGCTGCAGGCCGCCTGGGGCGGCCGGGCCGGCGAGCCGTTCGCCGGCGTCCCGCTGCTACTGAGCGAGGAGACGCTGGCGGTGTTGAGCGCCCTGTGGGGCCAGCCGGCCGCCGGCGCCACGGAAGTGCACCCGGCGGATGAGCTGTTGGAGGCGGCCTGGGCACGGCAACCGGCCTGGGCGCTGATCCCCTTCGAGGAGATCGCCCCGCGCTGGAAAGTGCTGGCGGTGGACGGCCAATCGCCGATCTGGAAAGACTTTGACCCGGCGGCCTACCCGCTGACCGTGCCGATTGGCATACAGGGCGAAGCGGCCCTGCTGGCTGGCGCCCAAGCCCCAGCCAGCAACCGTGAGGCCGACAAGCTGACCACCGTGATCATCACCGGCGTGACGGCGCTGGTGCGCGCCACGGCCTACACCATGGACCGCAACGGCGTGACCTACCCGGGTGAGGATGTAGGCCCGCTGCTGCGCGAAGCTGACATTACCCACATTAGCAATGAAGTGCCCTTTGCGGCGGACTGCCCCCTGCCAGACCCAGTGCAGCGCGGGCTGGTGTTCTGCAGCAACCCGGCCTATATGGAACTGCTGACCGACATCGGTACCGACGTGATCGAGCTGACCGGCGACCACTTCAACGACTGGGGCGCCGAGGCGATGCTGTATACGCTGGACATGTACCGTGAGATCGGCCTGCCCTACTACGGCGGCGGGGTCAACAGCGCCGAGGCGCGCCAAGCCCTGACCCTGGAACATAACGGCAACCACATCGCCTTCATCGGCTGCAACGGCAAGGGCGGCGGCTATGCCACCGCCCGCGAGGACCACCCCGGCACGGTGGAGTGCGACTACGCCCTGATGGAACAGCAAGTTCAGGAGCTGGTGCAAGCGGGCTATGTGGTTATCGCTACCTTCCAGCATAACGAGAACTACGTCTTCCGCCCGCCGGAGACGCTGGTGCGCGACTTCACGCGTATTTCGGCGGCCGGGGCGCACATCATCAGCGGCAGCCAGGCGCACCAGGCCCACGGCATGGAGTTCACCGGCGACGGGGCCATCATCGCCTACGGGCTGGGCAACATGTTCTTTGACCAGCGCGGCGTGGTGGAGTACGGCGACCAGGCGCTGATCACGCGCAACATCGTCTACGATAACCGCTACATCAATACGGAAGTGTTCACCATCCAATTCGTGGACTTTGCCAAGCCGCGCTTGATGACCCCCGAGGAACGCGCTGTGTTCCTGGACATTATCTTTAACGCCAGCCGCTGGAATTACCCCAGCCGCTAA
- a CDS encoding threonine synthase produces the protein MWNPMKIKPLLQRYQALLDLPAHTQSISLLEGGTPLLPLPRLAQELGGGFELYAKVEGLNPTGSFKDRGMTAAVGEALGRGAQAVICASTGNTAASAAAYAARAGLRCIVLIPQGKVAAGKLAGALAYGAQVIQVSGSFDQALELVVQVSQRQPIALVNSLNPHRLQGQKTAAFEIIEDLGRAPDWLCLPVGNAGNIIAYWMGFRQVHQLHASGLPLLLGVQAAGAAPLVHGAPVEVPETVATAIRIGKPARGEQALQAAAESGGRIVAASDAEILAAQRRLAAEGLWVEPASAAGLAGLTAEIAAGRLQPQGRVVLVCTGHGLKDPDTITQAIPATPVIPAELAALEALLAG, from the coding sequence ATGTGGAACCCAATGAAGATTAAACCCCTCTTGCAGCGCTACCAGGCCCTGCTGGACCTGCCCGCCCACACCCAGAGCATCTCGCTGCTGGAGGGCGGCACGCCGCTGCTGCCCTTGCCGCGCCTGGCTCAGGAACTGGGCGGCGGCTTTGAGCTGTATGCCAAGGTCGAGGGCTTGAACCCGACCGGCTCCTTCAAAGACCGCGGCATGACCGCTGCGGTGGGCGAGGCGCTGGGCCGCGGCGCCCAGGCCGTGATCTGCGCTTCCACCGGCAACACCGCCGCCAGCGCCGCGGCTTATGCCGCCCGCGCCGGCCTGCGCTGCATCGTGCTCATCCCGCAGGGCAAGGTCGCCGCCGGCAAGCTGGCTGGCGCGCTGGCCTACGGCGCCCAGGTCATCCAGGTCAGCGGCTCGTTCGATCAGGCCTTGGAGCTGGTGGTGCAGGTCAGCCAGCGCCAACCCATCGCCCTGGTCAATTCGCTTAACCCGCATCGCTTGCAGGGCCAAAAGACCGCCGCCTTCGAGATCATTGAAGACTTGGGCCGCGCCCCGGACTGGCTGTGCCTGCCGGTGGGCAACGCCGGCAACATCATTGCCTATTGGATGGGTTTCCGCCAGGTTCACCAGCTGCACGCCAGCGGCCTGCCGCTCCTGCTGGGCGTACAGGCCGCCGGGGCGGCCCCGCTGGTACACGGCGCGCCGGTCGAAGTGCCGGAAACGGTGGCTACCGCCATCCGCATCGGCAAACCCGCCCGCGGCGAGCAGGCATTGCAAGCCGCCGCCGAGTCCGGCGGGCGGATTGTGGCCGCCAGCGACGCCGAGATCCTGGCCGCACAGCGCCGTCTGGCCGCCGAAGGGCTGTGGGTCGAGCCAGCTTCAGCCGCCGGCCTGGCCGGCCTTACAGCGGAGATCGCTGCTGGCCGCCTGCAGCCGCAGGGTCGCGTGGTGCTGGTCTGCACCGGTCACGGCCTCAAAGACCCGGACACTATCACGCAGGCCATCCCCGCAACGCCGGTTATTCCGGCGGAACTGGCTGCGCTGGAAGCCCTGTTGGCTGGCTGA
- a CDS encoding GNAT family N-acetyltransferase, with translation MVVPAVLSQRPATEADRSRLANLLHFETYVHRHLDWRRPLDWLGHDPYLIAENSGQLVAALACSPDLPEVSWVRLFATAAGMRPTDAWDLLWPAATPILRQKEIHTLAAIPLQDWFETLLARSGFIKDHEVVVLEWRPQPLQTSVQEIDADLRPMTQEDLPLVAEVDHAAFRPLWRNSLSALEAAFSQAGLASVVEQGGRIVAYQISTHSARGPHLARLATHPSHQGRGHAATLVRHVQTHVLQRGDTLLTVNTQDNNGASLALYKKLGFNFNGEQFPVYQYDCTSGAD, from the coding sequence ATGGTTGTTCCCGCGGTCCTCAGCCAGCGCCCCGCGACTGAAGCAGACCGCAGCCGGTTGGCCAACCTGCTGCACTTCGAAACCTATGTGCATCGCCATCTGGATTGGCGACGTCCGTTAGACTGGCTCGGCCATGACCCCTATTTGATCGCAGAAAATTCTGGGCAGTTGGTGGCCGCCTTGGCCTGTTCCCCTGACCTGCCTGAGGTCAGTTGGGTGCGCCTGTTCGCCACGGCCGCCGGTATGCGGCCTACAGATGCCTGGGATCTGCTCTGGCCGGCGGCCACCCCCATATTGCGCCAAAAAGAGATCCACACACTGGCCGCCATTCCGCTTCAAGACTGGTTTGAAACCTTGCTGGCGCGCAGCGGCTTCATCAAGGACCACGAAGTCGTCGTTTTGGAATGGCGCCCCCAGCCCCTGCAGACCTCTGTCCAGGAGATCGACGCCGACCTGCGCCCCATGACCCAGGAAGACCTGCCCCTGGTGGCGGAGGTGGATCATGCCGCCTTCCGCCCACTGTGGCGCAACTCGCTGTCTGCCCTGGAGGCTGCCTTCAGCCAGGCTGGCCTGGCCAGCGTCGTCGAGCAGGGCGGGCGCATCGTCGCCTACCAGATCAGCACGCACAGCGCCCGCGGGCCGCACTTGGCCCGCCTGGCCACGCATCCCAGCCACCAGGGGCGCGGCCATGCCGCCACCCTGGTACGCCATGTCCAAACCCACGTCTTGCAGCGCGGCGACACCTTATTGACCGTGAATACCCAGGACAATAACGGGGCTTCTTTGGCCTTGTACAAGAAACTGGGCTTCAACTTCAATGGGGAACAGTTCCCGGTCTACCAGTACGACTGCACATCCGGCGCAGATTAA
- the thrB gene encoding homoserine kinase, which translates to MVTVRVPASTANLGPAFDCLGLALDLSNQANFSLEGQGWQIEITGEGQGRLPRSARNRMARAFELVYTKTGQPLPPGVSLEAHNHIPLSSGLGSSSAAALAGLLGANALLGGPFSQAEILQLAADLEGHADNVAAALYGGLVLVYSHKGRWQVQQLEHQPLRAVVLLPEARLSTHESRAALPAQVPLPAAVANIGHSLLLAEALRRGDLALLALAMKDQLHQPARLALLPGAAEAIVAAQALGAAAALSGAGPGVIAFVEEGAEEAVGAAMRAAFRAAGLAARHYALNSSPHGAVVL; encoded by the coding sequence ATGGTGACTGTACGCGTCCCGGCCAGCACCGCCAACCTGGGTCCGGCTTTCGATTGCTTGGGTCTGGCGCTGGACTTGTCCAACCAGGCCAACTTTAGCCTGGAAGGGCAGGGCTGGCAGATCGAGATCACCGGCGAAGGGCAGGGCCGCCTGCCGCGCAGCGCCAGGAACCGCATGGCGCGCGCCTTTGAGCTGGTCTACACTAAGACCGGCCAGCCCCTGCCGCCGGGCGTCAGCTTGGAGGCCCACAACCACATCCCACTCAGTTCGGGGCTGGGTTCCAGCTCTGCCGCGGCCCTGGCGGGCTTGTTGGGGGCCAATGCGCTTTTGGGTGGGCCTTTCTCTCAGGCCGAGATTTTGCAGCTGGCCGCCGACCTGGAGGGCCACGCTGACAACGTGGCGGCCGCCTTGTACGGCGGGCTGGTCCTGGTCTACAGCCATAAAGGACGCTGGCAGGTGCAGCAGTTGGAGCATCAGCCGTTGCGCGCTGTGGTGCTGCTGCCCGAAGCGCGGCTGAGTACGCATGAGTCGCGCGCCGCTTTGCCTGCCCAGGTACCTTTGCCCGCCGCGGTGGCCAATATCGGCCACAGCTTGCTGCTGGCTGAGGCTTTGCGCCGCGGCGACCTGGCGTTGCTGGCCCTCGCCATGAAAGACCAGCTGCACCAGCCCGCCCGCTTGGCTCTGCTGCCCGGCGCGGCCGAGGCGATCGTCGCCGCCCAGGCTTTAGGGGCCGCAGCGGCCCTGTCCGGCGCGGGGCCGGGCGTGATTGCGTTTGTAGAGGAGGGGGCCGAAGAAGCCGTCGGCGCGGCCATGCGCGCCGCCTTCCGGGCGGCGGGCTTGGCCGCGCGGCATTATGCACTCAACAGCAGCCCGCACGGGGCTGTGGTCTTATAA
- a CDS encoding thioredoxin domain-containing protein: MTNRQARQERQRAKAKKGQYQWLIYMGIGAVILVGLIVLSQLFSGPRQTTYTQKDGMQLGAADAPVTVIEFLDFQCPHCLNSYNSVEEDMIAEYVDTGKVRLMYYVVGFLGPESVNSAEAAYCAAAQNYFWEFHDVVFAPVNFSNGNVGGYSDAKLIDMAGKVAGMDTQAFSACMASDEKIPEVQAAHDVAASLGVSGTPAFVINGQVLGGAQPFSRLQQVIEEALETAGAN; encoded by the coding sequence ATGACCAATCGCCAAGCTCGCCAGGAACGCCAGCGCGCCAAAGCCAAAAAAGGCCAGTACCAATGGCTGATCTACATGGGGATCGGTGCAGTTATTTTGGTGGGACTGATTGTTCTAAGCCAGCTTTTTAGCGGCCCGCGCCAAACCACCTACACCCAAAAAGACGGTATGCAGTTGGGCGCCGCAGATGCGCCTGTCACCGTGATCGAATTCCTGGACTTTCAATGTCCTCACTGCCTCAACTCCTACAACTCTGTGGAAGAGGACATGATCGCCGAATATGTGGACACCGGCAAAGTGCGCCTGATGTACTATGTGGTCGGTTTCCTCGGCCCTGAATCGGTCAACTCGGCTGAGGCGGCTTACTGCGCCGCGGCGCAGAATTACTTCTGGGAATTTCACGACGTGGTCTTTGCGCCGGTGAATTTTTCCAATGGCAATGTGGGCGGCTACTCGGACGCCAAGCTGATTGATATGGCTGGCAAGGTGGCCGGCATGGATACGCAAGCCTTTAGCGCCTGCATGGCCAGCGACGAAAAGATCCCGGAAGTGCAGGCCGCACATGACGTGGCGGCCAGCCTGGGCGTAAGCGGCACCCCGGCCTTTGTGATCAACGGCCAGGTGCTGGGCGGCGCACAGCCGTTCTCACGTCTGCAGCAAGTCATTGAAGAAGCTCTGGAAACTGCGGGCGCCAACTAG
- a CDS encoding dCTP deaminase — protein MGLKPDHWIEQQTLQHKMIEPFEASQVREGVISYGVSSYGYDIRVADEFKIFTNVHSAMVDPKNFDPKSMVDFKGEVCIVPPNSFALARTVEYFRIPRSVLTICLGKSTYARCGIIVNVTPFEPEWEGFVTLEISNTTPLPAKIYANEGIAQVLFFEADEECRVSYADKKGKYQKQQSIVLPKL, from the coding sequence ATGGGCCTGAAACCCGACCACTGGATTGAGCAGCAAACCTTGCAGCACAAGATGATCGAGCCGTTCGAAGCCAGCCAGGTACGGGAGGGCGTGATCTCCTACGGCGTGTCCTCGTACGGCTACGACATTCGCGTGGCCGACGAGTTCAAGATCTTCACCAACGTGCATTCAGCAATGGTGGACCCCAAGAATTTTGACCCCAAGTCCATGGTCGATTTCAAGGGCGAGGTGTGCATCGTGCCGCCCAACTCCTTCGCCCTGGCGCGCACGGTCGAATACTTCCGCATCCCGCGCAGCGTGCTAACCATCTGCCTGGGCAAAAGCACCTATGCACGCTGCGGGATCATCGTGAATGTGACGCCGTTTGAACCGGAGTGGGAGGGCTTCGTCACTCTGGAGATCTCCAACACGACCCCCCTGCCTGCCAAGATCTATGCCAATGAGGGGATCGCTCAAGTGCTGTTCTTCGAAGCTGATGAGGAATGCCGCGTGTCCTACGCGGATAAGAAGGGCAAATACCAGAAGCAGCAGAGCATCGTGCTGCCCAAGTTATAA
- a CDS encoding DUF554 domain-containing protein: MIGTLLNVATIILGGLLGLAFGSRLPERMGQTVVAGLGLFTVAYGLRMFSETSNAVLVLLAMIIGGILGEWWQIEEGLKRLGAWLQARFAANAEGGSAKFVRGFLTASLVYAIGPMAILGSIQDGLTGDFSLLAIKSTLDGFASIVFASTLGVGVLFSSLVILVLQGSISLLAQQIQAVFTPAMIAELSATGGLLLVGMGVSSLLEIKPIRVGNFLPALVIAPLIVALLAHFRIPLDF; encoded by the coding sequence ATGATCGGCACGCTGCTTAATGTAGCCACCATCATTCTTGGCGGTCTGCTGGGCCTGGCCTTTGGCTCACGCCTGCCGGAACGCATGGGGCAGACCGTGGTGGCCGGGTTGGGCCTGTTTACTGTGGCCTACGGCCTGCGCATGTTCTCGGAAACCAGCAATGCCGTGCTGGTGCTGCTGGCCATGATCATCGGCGGCATCCTGGGTGAGTGGTGGCAGATCGAAGAGGGCCTCAAACGCCTGGGCGCCTGGCTGCAAGCGCGCTTTGCCGCCAACGCCGAGGGCGGCAGCGCCAAATTCGTGCGCGGCTTCCTGACCGCTTCTCTGGTCTACGCCATCGGCCCGATGGCGATCCTGGGCTCGATCCAGGATGGGCTGACCGGCGACTTCAGCCTGCTGGCGATCAAGTCCACCCTGGACGGCTTCGCCAGCATTGTGTTCGCCTCCACGCTTGGCGTGGGGGTGCTGTTTTCTTCGCTGGTTATTCTGGTGCTGCAGGGCAGCATTTCGCTGCTGGCCCAGCAAATTCAGGCCGTCTTCACCCCGGCCATGATCGCCGAATTAAGCGCCACCGGCGGCCTGCTGCTGGTGGGCATGGGCGTGAGCAGCCTGCTGGAGATCAAGCCCATCCGGGTGGGCAATTTCCTCCCGGCGCTGGTGATCGCCCCATTGATCGTGGCGCTGCTGGCCCACTTCCGCATTCCGCTGGACTTCTAG
- a CDS encoding helix-hairpin-helix domain-containing protein — protein sequence MSRGPKQLATQPAWWIAYGVLCGLAAAGLLLLLAAPRRGQPIQLVQAPTADPAMAAQAQPSRPAPTPLVQPNLPLDLNAATAAELEFLPGIGPSTAMLIVSYREQNGPFQRLEQLLDIPGIGPRTLEGLLPFAYVEPNED from the coding sequence ATGTCCAGGGGACCTAAACAATTGGCGACCCAGCCGGCCTGGTGGATCGCCTACGGCGTGCTGTGCGGCCTGGCTGCCGCCGGCCTGTTGCTGCTGTTGGCCGCCCCGCGCCGCGGCCAGCCCATCCAGCTGGTGCAGGCGCCCACGGCTGACCCAGCCATGGCAGCGCAAGCGCAGCCCAGCCGCCCGGCCCCGACGCCGCTGGTGCAGCCCAACCTGCCGTTGGACCTGAACGCGGCCACCGCGGCGGAACTGGAGTTCCTGCCGGGCATCGGGCCTAGCACGGCCATGCTGATCGTTTCGTATCGTGAGCAAAATGGGCCGTTTCAGCGCCTGGAGCAGTTGTTGGACATTCCGGGCATTGGCCCGCGCACCCTGGAAGGCTTGCTGCCCTTTGCCTATGTGGAACCCAATGAAGATTAA
- a CDS encoding GAF domain-containing protein has product MSARIPTGELPSQKRDKPIRVLLVEDNPGDARLIQEMLKSTGNMNLRFEHVTTLDQGLEYVGDPEQPLDAVLLDLGLPDCQGFETFERFQEKGKAFTIIILSGLNDVDLALHAVRSGAQDYLVKGQINGDLLLRSIRYAIERDETEKQLVESRERYQSLVDMMPDAIMVHVDSQIVFANPAALNLLGVSSQEELEGRNVLDLVHPNDRSVVTARIVKQAETGEAQSPVEEKFIRSDGRMIDVEVTATPFLFEDKQATQLIIRDISERKVRESEMEAIAAVSRGLQDADTQDEMLPVIMDQAMQAVGALDGSITLMDEQSGDHHIVAGRGPRASQPVGSVIPRGMGLTSKVVEDRSAYINNQFIIDPDPALYQVVKDVTPTKSVAIFPIFAEDKVIGTLGLGRDLPFENSDVRVINAICSIGGNAIHRAALYEQTQRRLRHLRSLREIDLAITSSLDINFILDVILTQANRELDLDAAAILLLNAENVLEFAAGNGFRSQLIRDSRVNFGQGLAGRAAQQRQLVRGSGEALYRNTLRPQLFQQESFLSYHAVPLVAKGKVIGVLETFHRSEEVRDTEWEDFLLTLAGQAAIAIDNASLFRDLQRSNDDLRDAYERTIEGWAHALALHDMETIEHSRRVTETTVTLARHLGLDDDRLVHVRRGALLHDIGKMGIPDQILGKTGPLNENEWHIMRKHPEYAGQMLEGIEFLHPAMPIPLYHHEKWDGSGYPHGLKGQEIPLEARIFAIIDVWDALTSDRPYRPAWETNKVKDYLRDQAGKHFDPHVVESFFLHILEK; this is encoded by the coding sequence ATGAGCGCCCGCATCCCCACCGGGGAGCTTCCCTCCCAGAAACGGGACAAGCCGATTCGGGTCTTGTTGGTGGAAGACAACCCTGGTGATGCGCGCCTGATCCAGGAAATGCTCAAGAGCACCGGCAATATGAACTTGCGCTTCGAGCATGTCACTACCCTCGACCAGGGCCTGGAATATGTGGGAGACCCCGAACAGCCGCTGGACGCGGTCCTATTGGACCTGGGCCTGCCGGATTGCCAGGGTTTTGAAACCTTCGAACGTTTTCAAGAGAAGGGCAAAGCTTTCACCATCATTATTCTCAGCGGGCTGAACGATGTCGACCTGGCCCTGCATGCGGTGCGCAGCGGCGCCCAGGATTATTTGGTCAAAGGGCAGATCAACGGCGACTTGCTGCTGCGCTCCATCCGCTACGCCATTGAGCGTGACGAGACCGAAAAGCAGCTGGTCGAAAGCCGCGAGCGCTACCAAAGCCTGGTGGACATGATGCCCGACGCCATCATGGTGCATGTCGACAGCCAAATCGTGTTTGCCAACCCCGCCGCCCTCAACTTGCTGGGCGTCAGCAGCCAGGAAGAGCTGGAAGGCCGCAATGTCCTCGACTTGGTGCATCCCAACGACCGCAGCGTGGTGACCGCCCGCATCGTGAAGCAGGCCGAGACAGGGGAGGCCCAGTCGCCAGTCGAAGAAAAGTTCATTCGCTCGGACGGGCGCATGATCGACGTGGAGGTGACTGCCACGCCTTTCCTCTTTGAGGACAAGCAAGCTACGCAGCTGATCATCCGTGATATTTCAGAACGCAAAGTGCGCGAGAGCGAGATGGAGGCCATTGCGGCTGTGAGCCGCGGCCTGCAGGACGCCGACACTCAGGACGAAATGCTGCCGGTCATCATGGACCAGGCCATGCAAGCGGTTGGCGCCTTGGATGGGTCGATCACTTTGATGGATGAGCAAAGCGGTGACCACCACATCGTGGCCGGCCGCGGGCCGCGAGCCAGCCAGCCGGTTGGCTCGGTCATCCCGCGCGGCATGGGGCTGACCAGCAAAGTGGTCGAAGACCGCAGCGCCTACATCAACAATCAATTCATCATCGACCCGGACCCGGCTCTATACCAAGTGGTCAAAGACGTCACTCCAACCAAGTCGGTGGCGATTTTCCCCATCTTTGCCGAAGACAAAGTTATTGGCACCCTGGGCCTGGGCCGTGACCTGCCTTTTGAAAACAGTGATGTGCGCGTAATTAATGCCATCTGCAGTATTGGCGGCAACGCCATTCATCGCGCTGCGCTGTATGAGCAGACCCAGCGCCGTTTGCGGCACTTGCGCAGCTTGCGTGAAATTGACCTGGCAATCACTTCCAGCCTTGACATCAACTTTATTCTGGATGTGATCTTGACCCAGGCCAATCGCGAGCTCGATCTGGACGCCGCGGCGATCTTGCTGCTGAATGCCGAGAATGTCCTGGAGTTCGCTGCCGGGAATGGCTTCCGCAGCCAGCTGATCCGAGACAGCCGGGTGAACTTTGGTCAAGGCCTGGCCGGCCGGGCCGCCCAGCAGCGCCAGCTGGTGCGCGGCAGCGGCGAGGCCTTGTATCGCAACACCCTGCGGCCACAGCTGTTCCAGCAAGAGAGCTTCCTCAGCTATCATGCCGTGCCGCTGGTGGCCAAAGGCAAGGTGATTGGCGTGCTGGAAACCTTCCACCGTTCAGAAGAAGTCCGTGACACGGAATGGGAAGACTTTCTGCTCACGCTGGCCGGGCAGGCCGCCATCGCCATTGACAATGCATCCTTGTTCCGTGACTTGCAGCGCTCCAATGATGATTTACGCGATGCCTACGAGCGCACCATCGAAGGCTGGGCGCACGCCTTGGCCCTGCACGACATGGAGACCATCGAGCACAGCCGCCGTGTGACCGAAACCACCGTGACACTGGCCCGTCACCTCGGGCTGGATGATGACAGGCTCGTTCATGTGCGCCGCGGCGCTTTGCTCCACGATATTGGCAAAATGGGCATCCCCGACCAGATCTTGGGCAAGACCGGGCCACTCAACGAGAATGAGTGGCACATCATGCGCAAACATCCCGAATACGCCGGCCAAATGCTGGAAGGCATTGAGTTTCTGCACCCCGCCATGCCTATCCCGCTCTACCACCATGAAAAATGGGATGGTTCGGGCTATCCTCATGGCCTTAAAGGGCAGGAAATTCCATTGGAGGCGCGTATTTTTGCCATCATTGATGTCTGGGATGCGCTGACCTCTGACCGCCCTTATCGCCCGGCCTGGGAGACCAACAAGGTCAAAGACTACTTGCGCGACCAGGCCGGCAAGCATTTTGACCCGCATGTGGTCGAATCATTTTTCCTGCATATCCTCGAAAAGTAA